A single genomic interval of Lysobacter avium harbors:
- a CDS encoding 5'-nucleotidase, lipoprotein e(P4) family, translated as MRRHLPAFPVLGALLLLSGCQHIATVPVGKTPGSTGSAAITTPAADDNLHAVTWMQTSAEYRANSIQTYRAALAQLDSALADPQWDALVPEDRVVPAIGLEPAVVVDIDETVLDNSPYQVRLIRSGLAYDDATWAQWVAEQSARPVPGSVEFAQAADARGITVIYLSNRTLDQRAASLANLRALGFPVADESVYLGKGMPVEGCQQASGSEKHCRRQWVSRKYRVLMQFGDQLGDFVQPRPNTAENRAALMKRHGSWFGERWWMLANPSYGDWQPALFDNDWSLPPAVQRAAKQRALDASD; from the coding sequence ATGCGCCGCCACCTGCCTGCATTCCCCGTCCTGGGTGCGCTGTTGCTGCTCTCCGGCTGCCAGCACATCGCCACCGTACCGGTCGGAAAAACTCCGGGATCCACCGGCAGTGCGGCCATCACGACGCCGGCCGCCGATGACAACCTGCACGCCGTCACCTGGATGCAGACCTCGGCCGAATACCGGGCCAATTCGATCCAGACCTACCGCGCCGCACTCGCGCAGCTGGATTCCGCCCTGGCCGATCCGCAGTGGGATGCGCTGGTGCCGGAAGACCGCGTCGTTCCCGCCATCGGCCTTGAGCCGGCGGTGGTGGTCGACATCGACGAGACGGTACTGGACAACTCGCCCTACCAGGTCCGGCTGATCCGCTCCGGGCTCGCCTACGACGACGCGACCTGGGCGCAATGGGTCGCCGAGCAGAGCGCGCGCCCGGTACCCGGATCCGTGGAGTTCGCCCAGGCCGCGGATGCACGCGGCATCACCGTGATCTACCTTTCCAACCGCACCCTCGACCAGCGCGCGGCCAGCCTGGCCAACCTGCGCGCGCTTGGCTTCCCGGTGGCCGACGAGTCGGTGTACCTGGGCAAGGGCATGCCGGTCGAGGGCTGCCAGCAGGCCTCGGGCAGCGAGAAGCATTGCCGTCGCCAGTGGGTGAGCCGCAAGTACCGGGTTCTGATGCAGTTTGGTGACCAACTCGGCGACTTCGTCCAGCCGCGTCCCAACACCGCCGAGAACCGTGCCGCGCTCATGAAACGGCATGGCAGCTGGTTCGGCGAGCGCTGGTGGATGCTGGCCAACCCCAGTTACGGCGACTGGCAACCGGCTCTGTTCGACAACGATTGGAGCCTGCCCCCCGCTGTGCAACGTGCGGCCAAACAACGTGCACTGGATGCGAGCGACTGA